Part of the Bombus huntii isolate Logan2020A chromosome 10, iyBomHunt1.1, whole genome shotgun sequence genome, GTTGGAGCTTCTTTGTCTCGGTTAATTAAGCCGTGATGAGAGCGCAAGGCTCGGAAAGTGTCTCCTTTCGCTTGGTTTTTAGACCACCTTCCGCTTCGAATTCTCCCGTTAGGGATCAAATGTTACGCCTGATCGATGAATCACGGTTGATTGATCGTCGAACAACCAATTTCGTGGGATGTTTTGTGATTGAAATTGGATGGATAGTCGCTGGAAGGGGGAGATATCTCAGGGAGAAAGATTCCTGTTCATCGAACCAGAGGATTTGTTGGATTCCATTGTAATCCTCTGGATAGTGGTTTAACTTAAAGCTTCAGTAATGTAgacatttcttctttttacaattttacatgGGAAATCTTGTTTTTCAATTGCACGTTACAAGATATTGACGTTAATTAGTTGATCTTAATTAGTTAGTGGCGAGCATCTTTGGCTCGGTATTCCCATGTGCTGTTGGTTTTCTGCTCGTTTCATTtcatcgttcgttcgttctaGCATTCGTTATTTACCGACCTGAACgattgaaaagaccgatgtcTAAGTTACGAAGATCGCTCGATCGAGTGCAATTTAAAACAATTCAGTTTTTCCTCAAAAAGAATAACAACGATATTTGTTGATCGATCGAATACGTAGTTCAACACGTACTCGTTGACTGAAACTTATTTTTACGATTAAATTTTGCGTTGCGGGTTCGAATGTTCTATTAATCGTTGTAcggaatgaaatatttattgaaacgTGAAACGCCGTGaaactgaataataaaatgCAACGATGGAAAGGCGAATCGATACGTGGCGTCGCGTCGCCGAGTTTCGCGAAATTAATTCCTCGGTCGGCAGGTTGAATCCATTGGGAGCAACCGATTTCAAGCAAGCATGGATTTCAGGGCTGCCGATAATCGTGAAATCACGTCGAAAATGGCCGCAGATTATCAGAGTTTCCCTAGCAAACACGAGCCAAGAATATTCCTCGTGCAACTCGATTAATCCCACGCGATTCTCGACGCGATGCGACGCGACGTTTCATAATAATTGAGAACCGATGGGAGCCCATCGATCGTTCGTAAAGAAATTAACACGACGTACAATTGACTGATTAATGCCTGAGAAACCGACTAGACTGCGTTAAAACGTGTGCTTCCGATTTTATTATGCACAGCGTTTCGGCGATAGATGATCGCGTAGATGAAAAATGCGAAAGATTTCAAGCAAGAACTTTAAATagtttttatcttatttttattttttaacaatacGTGTAGAATATTCCGAATTTTACGTTATTAAGTTGTTCGCAACGACGTGTTCTAgagttaaatagaaatttaaatacagAGCTATCAAATTCTTTGCTGGGAAACTGCAGGAGGAATACGCGAATAAAGATACAATGTAGAAGAGAAAATTGTcaagtacattttatattaaacgTGTCAACAAACAGATAGAAAAGAACGTTAAAAATCATTAGCATTTCGTAATGATAGAATTCGAACGCGAGGACGATGGTAGTTGAATGCCCGATAAACTTTTATgcaacaaaaaataaatatatttttaattactatCGTTTATGTAGGAGAAGTCGTAACAACCATTTGTTATTCATTCGCCCGTTTGACTGGTACAGACATCAGGTACAGCTATGTGGTGGATCAACAACCGATCGGTAGGCTGTTGTTCAGGCAATTTTGCCAGGACAAGAAGCCATCTTACCATCGGTACAATCTTTTCCTGGACGCCATCGAGAAGTACGAGATCGAGATGGATGAGAATCGGACCGAGCTGGCCAAGGACCTGTTCGAGCAATACCTGAAGAGGGAGGGCTCAGAGGTCGTCGACATCCTAAACGATTCTTTGATCGCCCAGTGTGAGGAGAGACTCGGCACTGGCGGCAAGGAGCTCTTTGTTGAAATCGCGCAGACCGTGAAAAACTTTCTGGCCGGCGAACCTTTTTCAGCTTTCCAAACCAGCTTTTATTTCTATaggtaatttatttaaacttcATTTTTTTCCACCTAGTCAATTCGACGTTGCAATCTTTTCCTCGGGATGTTACACCTATTTATCTTTGTCACACTCTCGCAATCACGAATAAATTCCGATGATTTCGaatttagtaaaatttcaaacgataTTTCTGTTTGGAGATTAAACGATAGAGCAAAGGTATTTTTGATATTCGATGGATTTTACATGGCGAAGGATGACAGTACTCTGTCACGTATTCTGATGGTTCTGAATTTAACAAAATGTAGTATAGCATATTTGTTTGAAAGCTACGTACTTAGCAcggaaaatgtatttttcataTCTGATAAATCTTAGTGGAGGCAAAAATTATGGTGAAATATAATAGTTGGTTGCTAGCGAATAGCTGTAATTAGTTGCGAACGTTTTGGATTTAATAAGGTGTGAAATATTTATCACCGAAAATAACCGTTTCATCCTTTTCAATGAATTTCCAACGAAACCTGTCAATCTTTCTTATCTGCATCTTCCCGACAAAGCGTCCCATTAAGAGCTCACTAATCGTCAAATATTTGTCTACGACAGCACCATCTAACCTCTTATCAGTACATATTTCATATCGATTCTAACGATAGCCCTCCTCTGCCAGGTATCTTCAATGGAAGTGGCTAGAGGCGCAGCCAGTCACGTACAAGACGTTTCGTATGTACAGGGTGCTAGGAAAGGGTGGATTTGGCGAAGTATGCGCTTGTCAGGTACGAGCAACAGGCAAAATGTACGCCTGCAAGAAACtggagaagaaacgaattaaaaagcGCAAGGGTGAAGCCATGGTACTCATAGAGAAGAACATCTTGCAAAAAATTAACTCCAAATTCGTCGTTTCCCTAGCCTATGCCTACGAAACCAAGGATGCATTGTGTCTAGTCCTGACGATTATGAATGGAGgagatttgaaatttcatatttacaaCATGGGCGGAGAACCTGGTTTCGACATTAACCGCGCTAGGTTTTACGCAGCTGAAGTAGTCTGTGGCCTGGAACACTTGCATTTGCAAGGAATCGTCTACAGAGATTGTAAGCCAGAAAACATTTTGTTAGACGATCATGGTCATGTAAGGATATCTGATCTTGGTCTGGCTGTGGAAATCACAGAAGGCGACATGGTCACAGGAAGAGTTGGAACGGTCGGATATATGGCGCCAGAGGTGATCGACAATGAGAAATATACCTTTTCACCGGACTGGTTCAGTTTTGGATGTCTTTTATACGAGATGATCGAAGGTCAAGCTCCCTTTCGTGCCAGGAAGGAGAAGGTGAAGAGAGAAGAGGTGGATAGGAGGGTGAAAGAAGATCAAGAAAGATATTCCACAAAGTTTACCGAAGAAGCAAAGAGCCTGTGTCAGCAATTATTGAAGAAGAGTCCGAAGAACAGGTTAGGCTGCAAGTGCGGCAGACACGGTGCTAAGGAAGTAAAGTTGCATAGCTTCTTTCAGTGCTTGAACTGGAAAAGGGTCGAGGTCGGTATGTGGGAACCGCCGTTTGTGCCGGATGTGAGTAGGTGTCGTTCAAACCGATTTTACTTTGTCGCCGTTGccttttatatatatagtcTTCCTTCGTTTGAGAAAACTggcatttcttttatattccTGTGCTAAGAAAAATCCTCCAGATCCTTCAAAGCTTAGCTTGGCTAGCGTAAATTATTCTTCGTTATTTTCCTCTGTgctaattatttacaaaagtCTGTTAAACCCTTCTTTTATCATATACAGTCGTTAACACGAGTAGTTAtagattaaataaaatatcaaaatactATATGATACTTTGTATATGGTTGTGTTCAAAGATTTAGTATTCTACCGAGATTACTATATATTAAAGATGACTATTATCGcgtgtttttttttatggaaatCCTTATCGTTGATCGATTCTGCTTACAGCCTCACGCGGTGTACGCTAAGGACGTGTTGGATATCGAACAATTTTCCACGGTAAAAGGTGTGAACTTGGACGCGACCGACGACACCTTTTACAGTAAATTCAATACTGGCAGCGTGTCCATCCCGTGGCAGAACGAGGTAAGCCTTTTAACGTTCCTTCGGTGTTTATATCCAGCACTACAGAGAGATAGCGAGCGTCTTGACGCTACGCTGTGAACAAGTAAAACGCGTACCGTTCCACCACTTACATCGAAAAATATGGCGTTCCAAAAGCATTCCTTGGCACGTCATAGACAGTCTGCTATCGTCCCAACGAACCCATTTTAGCATTCAAAGCGATTTACATGCTGATCGACTGCAGTTTCGTTTATCATAAAGATTTATGCTCCGTTCGATCAAAGAGATTCTATTTTCTGCACAGTGAAACAGGCCCTCTTTATTCCAGATGATAGAGACTGAGTGTTTTA contains:
- the LOC126870476 gene encoding G protein-coupled receptor kinase 2; the protein is MELENIVANTVYLKAREGGGDSNKGKSKKWRKILQFPHISQCIGLKDKLDIRYSYVVDQQPIGRLLFRQFCQDKKPSYHRYNLFLDAIEKYEIEMDENRTELAKDLFEQYLKREGSEVVDILNDSLIAQCEERLGTGGKELFVEIAQTVKNFLAGEPFSAFQTSFYFYRYLQWKWLEAQPVTYKTFRMYRVLGKGGFGEVCACQVRATGKMYACKKLEKKRIKKRKGEAMVLIEKNILQKINSKFVVSLAYAYETKDALCLVLTIMNGGDLKFHIYNMGGEPGFDINRARFYAAEVVCGLEHLHLQGIVYRDCKPENILLDDHGHVRISDLGLAVEITEGDMVTGRVGTVGYMAPEVIDNEKYTFSPDWFSFGCLLYEMIEGQAPFRARKEKVKREEVDRRVKEDQERYSTKFTEEAKSLCQQLLKKSPKNRLGCKCGRHGAKEVKLHSFFQCLNWKRVEVGMWEPPFVPDPHAVYAKDVLDIEQFSTVKGVNLDATDDTFYSKFNTGSVSIPWQNEMIETECFKELNVLGPNNTPTPDLLINHPPPNNENRGCFPFRRQKKQSARTRQIPLSECHLLELSQSQNSEMPAS